The genomic DNA ttttataaatacaaaaaaggtatagcaatatggtacacatattaaagataaaaaaatacttgattttatggtatatttttttaaaaaaaataatgaaatatataaaagttattttagtttaaaaaaccttggtggaatttgtatttaatggaAAAtagtcaaatgactagcaattttacaaaattacccctaatttgttagtagtaatttttaattataagggttttatttataatcaatatcaacccttgatttaaattatcaatggttcagatctgttcttacggttcttataattagcactgtttgtacaggatctcaacccacAAATGTAATACATGAGTTTCTAACCTAGCAAGAAGTAATATTTGTGGGTTGGCTTTACTATGAACGCATACATATATAATAGTAAAAAATATCTATTTACAATGTTATTAGGTTTAATTACATAAAATTTTCCTCATCTAAATGAAATGAAAATAAAACAATTTAAAGTCATGAAATGTTCAAAAAAATACGGATAAATGTTTTACGTCTattaaaacaataaaaatgatgGGTCAGTATTGTTTCGGTACTGCTATAGGGCTGGTACTTGATATCAAAACCgaaaatgaataaaaacaaaacCGAAACACCCGACTAAAGGCAGGGTATTCAAATATCTTGCCTATTATCCGTTTCCAATGTTTTGAGTGTTCGGTTTGCCATCAAAATCAGGCTGGATTCCAATTCCTGATTTTCCATACAGAATTTGCAAGAAACGCATTTTATATTTTCTCCCAAAAGAAACGATTTTTGCACGGAAATGAAGGTAGATATTTGTTGCTTCAAAAACTTTCGTTAACCTTTGTCAGAAATATAAAAATTTAGTGTATTGATGTTGGAGACATATTTAATATTAACTAGTTTTTTAcatgccgcgcgttgcggcggcgccGTACGCGACATGATAAATTATAGACTGCAATCAACCCGACTCGTATCCGAACTAAATTTACGTTGAAACATAGAGCAATCCGAATTGATGCCGttgaatgaaaatatattatatttgacccgatttgtttccaaacaaaatttacgtcgaaacgtagaccaatccaaaacatacataaaataaacacgtgtGGTGGCATCATAACAAAAAACCACTAAAGCAGCATGTACAACTCATATATGCACAAATTTGTTgcaaaataatagtatataaatgtAAAATTGCAGCAATCATCTTATTACTTTAGAATCAAATAAAATTCCAATTGTTTTATAGTTAAAAAAATACATACTTTCAATTAATATTGTTTCAGTTAATAACAAAAATGCttatatcaaaaaaaaaattaatattgtTTTCTTCAACATCGCATAAACCTTCTAGAAATTCTAAAATCTAGAAAACTAATTATTCCACTACACAAAAAAGTgctaataaatttttttttttgaaacgtaaATTTATTCACAGGCAGCCTGGCCAAAAAACGACCCAGAACCGCACCCAAAAACTATACCATATACAACGGAGATTTACACCACTCTACCCAAACAATATTACGATGCTTTGATCTATTTTTTAACCAAAAAAATCCAAGAGACCTAACCTCCCCGAAAATCTTTTCCCAGCTGGTTTCCTTGCTAGAAAAAAACTTCGCGTTCCTTGCATTCCAGATGCACCAACATGCCACAATAATGAGTCCCCTAACCACCTCTTTATACTCCTTGTTTCCTGGACAAAACTTATAGTGCTCCACCAGATCACCGAAAGAAAACGCAAAGATGTGAGGGATGTTAGCCCACTCACATAACCGATTCCAAACCCTCAATGACATCTCACAACCCGAAAACAGATGATCAACTGATTCAACCGAATCCCCACAAAGGACACAAAAAACCGAATCAATGCGAATGTTACGCCGAGCAAGAGCTTGTCTAGTTGGTATCCGGTCAAGAAGAGATCTCCACACGAAGATATTACATTTTTCGGGCACCCACGAACACTTACCGAAAGGCTGCAGACCTTCCAGAGCACTTTCTTTCGCTGCCAGCGCTTTGATCGAAGCCGCAGAGAACCTCCTGTTCGCCGCCAAGGACCAGACCCATCTATCGCTAGCCTCCGAGAACCTAACATCAGCTAAAACACTCGATGCATCCTCCAACTCAGCCAAAGCAGTCGGGGAACTTGGCTGAGCCGACCAGTTCCACAGCAAAACAGTTGACCCGTCCATAGCCGGAACACGATCACAAACCCAACAGTTTTTATCAGACTCAAGCTCAAATAAAGAGGGCCATTTAGACCTCAAAGGAGCATCCCCTATCCAATTGTCTAACCAGAATCTAATGTTCTTCCCATCCCCCAAATCCCCTTTAATGAAATCGAAGATAGTTTTACCATTTATCTTGAAAAAGTGCTAATAAATAGTCTGGAAAAAGTATTTTAAAATTTTCTTATAATTATAAAATAACAAAACCTTAGATATCACCTAAATACTAATTTAGTTTATTTATGTGGATtgcaataaaaaatataatttgtGGACATAatctttttttttgaaacacACCCAAAGCCAAGGATACAAGCACCCTAAGCTAAAACTTGTTGcttatttataatatataattagtCATTAATAATACATAAACTTATatacaactttttgtttaaatATACTGAGAGCCACTTTCGGACGGCGGATTTCTTCCGGAAATGACGACGGGATGGGTCACCAGCGTCATCTGTGATCGTGAACGTAAACGATCTTTTGCCAATAAATATACTCAAGTGACCGGACTTTGTTGAACGTTTAAAAAAAGTAACAAAAACTACAATGTCCATTATATAAAGTCTcacatttttttaattataaaaatcaaTCAAGTTTCAAAATTGCTATATTATTACAAATACGATGTCCATTATATAAAGTCTCTCACATATTCTTCTTAGTTATAAAAATCAATCAAGTTTCAACACTGCAATATTATTACAAAGTTTTTCataactgtttaaaagaaatgaCTAAAATGAAACAATTATAAAACTTGAATAATATTTATTGCCCTTTCACTTTATAATTACCTCTTATTTTATGTAAAACtcaaaaacaacaacaacaacaacaacaacaacaacaacaacaacaataataataataataataataataataataataataataataataataataataataataataataataataataataataattacaaaatatagTAACCAAAGTTCACATTTGTTCCATTTAGGTCATTTAATTTTAGCATTTATAAAAGACGTCACACTATAAGACAAGTTATTTACTCACCTACTATGGTGTGTACTATGACTATTTATTTACCGACTACAGTGTTCAACTATTGTGGATCGGTGCAGAATTGTGTTGGATATTGTACATTaggtaaaaccgtaaaaaaactGGCTTGAGTTCAAGGAAATCACAGAAGGAAGTAAGTTGTACAAGAAAATGATGCAAAATATCATCTTGTTATGTTTTGGATACTTTGGAAAACTAGAAATGATTAGGTTTTCAATAACACCAAGAAGGAGCCAGAGAAAATTACAGAAGAAATTAAAACGAACTTGTACAAGTGGTTAAAGAGTGAAACTAGTTTCAACTCGATAGATTGAAATTAATATGTGGTTTAACTTTGATATTTTCATTAAAGTTTTGGATTCATTCACTtgctatttgttttgtttttaattagttataactATAATATATTATCTTGCCGTTcaagaaaaataataaacaatatTAAAGCTTAGAGTGTCTTTGTTTGAAATATTTTTTATTGACTTTAACAAAATAATGGAGAGAATTAGTTACTATAAGATGGCACATTcccaaaaataaaatattaacttagggtgtaaggggtgctcacctcttaggtgagtcccccctcttacacACAACCAACCAGAAtaagccacgtcaactcccctctaacactcccctaatacctctttttgatggcggcactcacctattaggggagttggtttaaaaaaaaaaaaaaaaaaagaaaatttttgaTTGGTCAAACTCAccctctctcctcccctctcttCGGCAACCACTCACCCATTTCACTCCCTCTCTCTAACTTACCTAAAGGTTGGCAGCACCCCCCTAATAGGGGTTTTGGGTCACCGATGGGGTCCCCGAAGGGTGCCCCGTACACCCTTATAGCGATCTTATTCTAATAAACAAATTTTAATTTTGTTTATATTGTTATAACTTGTTGTAGTTGTACTATGTTAATCTTACTATTATATTGTCTAgtcttatttgtttttttataattattgTGCTACATATATTAAACAAAAAATATAGTTTTTTTCCTTTTTTCTCTTAATGAAAAAAAAGAGTTCAATACATATATGATGAGAAATAAGCGCGGGATGGCACGTGATGACAAAAGATTGACGGCTGTTTTGAGGTAGAGACTCCAAATTCCCGTGAGAATCATTTGGACCCATCGATATCTCACTATATATCCCCTCATGGTTTATTTCACTATTTATTTGTTACAAATTATactaataaaattataaaattcaTGTACTACAACATCAACGTTATACACAGGCGGATCCAACTCATATTTGTGGGTTCCCAGGAACCTAGTGCGTTtgaaaaaaacagaaaaaattagtgaaaatttgtagaattaaaaaaaattagtgagaattAAAGAGAATTTATCAAAAGGAACCCATTAAAATAAAATCATGCATCCATTATATATACACATGTATGACTTAACACATTAGTCCTAATAACACTAAAAACCTTATGGACTTGAGGCGTTGAATTAGAACCTGTAACAAATATTAGACACTAGTGGAAATCAATatagtttagggtttttgattagaGAGGCAGACGGATTATACAATCACCTAAGATGCTAGATCGATGACTCGGTTTTGGTAATGTTGTGTTGGTAACTTTCGTTAGGGGTTCAAGAGAGGCAAACTTGCGCAGTTGCGCTCAACTCGACTATATTAGGTTAAGGTCGAGTTATGACTGACTAATCACTGAGACTTCATTACGTAGGCTTGAGATCAGATCGAAATGCTCAAATCTATGTCCAACTATATATAGGTTATATACTTATACAGATTATTTCCTTCATCGTTAATCCCTGTGGAATAGGGTTCGAATGGTGCTTCGTTTTGTTAACTTTAGAGACTTTGAAGTGTCTCTTTCGACAATCTTGAAGAACATTATATTTTGAAAGCTTAATGATTTTTGTTCTATGTATGGGCACAATTATTATATGTATGAAATTTACTCGTGTACAATTATTATATGTACTATCATAAAATATTATATCATTACCTTGAACATAAGGTACGTGTATTTGAATATATAATATACGATTGTTTATACGTATAATAGGTGATATACATTTTTACCCTTCAATTCCAAACAAGAATCACGAGCTTATGATTCTTCCCCGTCAGTCCTCCCGTGTTAGCATTGTCTAGTCTCCCATATCCTTTATTTTACTAATATACCCTCATCACTCAATTCTATAAACCAAATATCTTTACTAAATAATCAGATcaatatacacacacataaaGATGTGATCAACACCTATATGATAAACACTGTAAAATAAATATTTGTTTTCATTTTGATTATTATTGATAGACATATCCGTGGCTAATCCGTCGATCAACGTATCAACTGTCGGTTAAAGTATGTGGTAACTGAAGTTAGGTCGT from Helianthus annuus cultivar XRQ/B chromosome 7, HanXRQr2.0-SUNRISE, whole genome shotgun sequence includes the following:
- the LOC110867110 gene encoding uncharacterized protein LOC110867110; its protein translation is MDGSTVLLWNWSAQPSSPTALAELEDASSVLADVRFSEASDRWVWSLAANRRFSAASIKALAAKESALEGLQPFGKCSWVPEKCNIFVWRSLLDRIPTRQALARRNIRIDSVFCVLCGDSVESVDHLFSGCEMSLRVWNRLCEWANIPHIFAFSFGDLVEHYKFCPGNKEYKEVVRGLIIVACWCIWNARNAKFFSSKETSWEKIFGEVRSLGFFWLKNRSKHRNIVWVEWCKSPLYMV